The stretch of DNA GGGGTACCCTTCCACATTAAACTCACCTTTTACCACATCCTTAAGTGCAATGACATCGGCATACCGAATATGCCGCTCGTCAGGACGGGGGTGAACGGTAATACCGTGGGCCCCGAAACGCTCACAGTCCATAGCTACCTGAATAACATCCGGTATATTGCCACCGCGGGAGTTTCGCAGCAGCGCCACTTTGTTGATATTCACACTGAGCCTGGTCATTGACCGCAGGTCAATAGCGATAGTAATCCGGCTTGTAAGGGCCTTCTACCCTGACGCCAATGTAATCGGCCTGTTCGGGGGTGAGTGTATCCAGTTCTACACCAATTTTTGCCAGATGCAGGCGTGCCACTTTTTCGTCCAGATGTTTGGGCAAGGTATAGACCTGATTTTTATAGTTCTTATAGTTAGTCCACAGTTCGATTTGGGCAAGTACCTGATTGGTAAACGAGTTGGACATGACGAAGGAAGGATGCCCCATGGCACAGCCTAAATTTACCAAACGACCTTCTGCGAGCAGAATAATATCTTTCCCGTCAATGGTATACTTATCTACCTGAGGCTTTATCATTTCCCGGGTGTTACCATAGTTTTTATTCAGCCATGCCACGTCAATTTCATTATCAAAGTGCCCAATATTGCAGACGATGGCTTTATCTTTCATCTTTTTGAAGTGGCGGTCAACGATGATTTTGCAGTTTCCGGTAGCGGTAACTATGATATCAGCCTCTTCCACAGCATTATCCATTTTTTTTACCTCAAAGCCATCCATAGCCGCCTGCAGAGCGCAAATCGGATCAATTTCTGTGACAATCACACGGGCACCAGCCCCCCTCAGAGACTGCGCTGAGCCTTTTCCCACGTCACCATAACCTGCTACAACAGCCACTTTCCCGGCAATCATCACATCGGTGGCTCTGCGTATGGCATCTACCAGCGATTCGCGGCAACCATACTTATTGTCAAATTTTGACTTTGTTACCGAGTCATTCACGTTAATGGCCGGTACCGGCAGGGTACCTTTCCGCACACGCTCATATAGGCGATGTACACCTGTAGTAGTTTCTTCCGTAATTCCCCTCAGATGGGGCACCAGCTCAGGATAGCGGTCAAGCACTACATTGGTCAGGTCTCCTCCGTCATCCAGAATCATATTTAAAGGCCGGGATTCATCGCCAAAGAATAGGGTTTGCTCAATGCACCAGTAAAACTCTTCTTCGGTCATTCCTTTCCAGGCAAACACTGGAATGCCTCGTGCGGCAATGGCTGCTGCCGCATGATCCTGGGTTGAAAAAATGTTGCAAGATGACCAGGTTACCTCTGCGCCTAGCTCTATGAGGGTTTCAATAAGTACGGCAGTTTGAATTGTCATATGCAGGCAGCCGGCTATACGAGCACCTTTCAGGGGTTTCTTGCTACCATATTCTTCACGCAAAGCCATCAGGCCAGGCATTTCGGACTCAGCGAGTTTAATTTCCTTACGGCCCCATTCTGCCAGGCTGATATCTCTTACTTTGTAACGTGCAGTGGTGTTGCTTATCATCTCGGTTGTTTTTCAGCAAAAATAAGAAACCCCCTCTGAGTTTTCAGGATTACGTTGGAAAGTGTTTTATAAAAAACTATTTAGTACATATTTTCTAACTTACCGGAGTAGCAGTATTATGAGA from Chitinophagales bacterium encodes:
- the ahcY gene encoding adenosylhomocysteinase — its product is MISNTTARYKVRDISLAEWGRKEIKLAESEMPGLMALREEYGSKKPLKGARIAGCLHMTIQTAVLIETLIELGAEVTWSSCNIFSTQDHAAAAIAARGIPVFAWKGMTEEEFYWCIEQTLFFGDESRPLNMILDDGGDLTNVVLDRYPELVPHLRGITEETTTGVHRLYERVRKGTLPVPAINVNDSVTKSKFDNKYGCRESLVDAIRRATDVMIAGKVAVVAGYGDVGKGSAQSLRGAGARVIVTEIDPICALQAAMDGFEVKKMDNAVEEADIIVTATGNCKIIVDRHFKKMKDKAIVCNIGHFDNEIDVAWLNKNYGNTREMIKPQVDKYTIDGKDIILLAEGRLVNLGCAMGHPSFVMSNSFTNQVLAQIELWTNYKNYKNQVYTLPKHLDEKVARLHLAKIGVELDTLTPEQADYIGVRVEGPYKPDYYRY